The genomic region CTAATAGCTCTTGAATTTGACATCAAAATTGCTTAAAGACATCTCTTTGTGGATAACTTGCGATTGAATTATGCAAAACTCTCACTTTCACAAACGAGAGATTTTCATATTTTGCAGCCCAGATAAATCAAGGGTTCTGAAGACAATAAAAAGGACTTCACCCCCAGAATTGCCGAATTTATCAAGTGACAAAACAATCCAAATCCAGCAAATGGAGGTTGAAGTCACTATGTATATTCGGCAAAAACCCTTATTTTCCTTCGATACTCTTATGCAATATCAACCCAAAACTCGTCTGGCGATGGTTTTTGAAAGTATTGATCTTCACCCCTTGTTAAAGACTTTACCAATAAAATCTATCCGCGGCCCTAAAGGATATAGTTCAGCCGCATTAATAAAAGCCTTTCTTGCAATGAGGTTATGTTCCATTCCTACCGTCACATTACTGGTCGAGCGCTTAAAAACTGACTTGGTTTTTCGCTACGAATGCGGCTTTTCACTAGAGCAGCCTGTACCATCATTAGCTACATTTAGTCGTTTCTTTCAAAAGATAGCTGAGACAGATAGCCTACAAGTGCTATTCTCTGCTTTGGTAGATACCGCCATTCAAGACAAGGTCATATCTGGTGAAGTTGTTGCAATCGATGCCAGCGCCATCGACTCTTATGAAAAACCTGTTCCTAAAAAGGAGCTAAATAGCAATGGCGACAGTGCTACCTGGGGTGCTAAGCTAGATACCCATGGTAATCAACATGTATGGTTTGGCTATAAACTACACCTGGCAGTTGACACCAAAAGCGAATTACCTATAGCCGTCAAAGTCACTCCTGCCAATCGGAACGATGTCACACAGGCTATCCCTTTAATGGATGAAATCAAGCACCAGCCAAAGTACTACTGCATGGATATGGGCTATGATGCCAAAGATGTTTATCAAGCCGCATATGAGCGCCAAGCACAAGCCATTATCCCTCTCAATCGCCGGAAAGAAAAATTACC from Thermosinus carboxydivorans Nor1 harbors:
- a CDS encoding IS1182 family transposase, which codes for MYIRQKPLFSFDTLMQYQPKTRLAMVFESIDLHPLLKTLPIKSIRGPKGYSSAALIKAFLAMRLCSIPTVTLLVERLKTDLVFRYECGFSLEQPVPSLATFSRFFQKIAETDSLQVLFSALVDTAIQDKVISGEVVAIDASAIDSYEKPVPKKELNSNGDSATWGAKLDTHGNQHVWFGYKLHLAVDTKSELPIAVKVTPANRNDVTQAIPLMDEIKHQPKYYCMDMGYDAKDVYQAAYERQAQAIIPLNRRKEKLPPEGMDENRTPTCSMGYPMVYWGCEREKGILKFRCPHVCGKVNCPNGSAWCSPSNYGLVIKKKVEDDPRSFCTPHRGTREWEKLYAERTSVERAFSRLKEQLGANTVRVQGIKKVTAHLMLCCIALLAGTIAVNRQIHQQKAA